The nucleotide sequence TTCCCTGCTCCGTATAGAGATCAGTCTTCCGAAGCCCCAGGGACTCTTCCGATACCGTCGGTTTCACTTCGGCTGTCTTCGCCGGCTCCACACTATTGCTGCATCCAATCATCAGCAGAGCAGCTGCAATGCCGCCCGTTATCACTCTCATTTTCATGACTTCTCCTTTGCTTGTTTCGCAAGTTTGCGAATTGAAAAGTTCAGTGCATCATCCTCACAGACTTCAACACACCTTCCGCAGTTTGTACACTCACCCATCACTACACTTTCGCTGCTTCTCGCAACCATATGCAGCACCTCTTTTTCAGGGCATATCTCTTTGCACTTCATACAGGCCGTACACTTCTCCGCGTCATGGAAGACCCGGATCAGAGAGAAACGGCTGATCAGCGAATAAAACCCGCCCAGCGGGCAGATATGACCGCACCATCCGTGTTCATGGACGAACAGGTCGAACAGAAAGATCACCAGAAGTGCTGCACCGCCGAACCCCATACCGAACACGATGCCGCGATGCGCCATCGAGATCGGACTGATCATTTCAAACGCTGCAACGCCTGTCAGCGCAGAGAGTATCAGGGAAATCCCGAGTACCCAATAACGCATGTTCCGGCTCATATAAACCCGCTTCTGCACCTGGGATATCCCCAGTTTTCTCCGTGTCCAGTTGGCCGCGTCCGTGACCATATTGACCGGACAGACCCAGCTGCAAAAAGCCCGTCCGCCGATCACGGCGTAAAAAACAAAAATGATCACCGCTCCGATGAGTACGGTCGTTGAAAGCGCCGCACCCGCCGAAAGCATCTGCAATACCGCGAACGGATCGGAAAGCGGCACACGCTGAAGCAGCAGTGACGCACTCAGATTTCCCTGCAGGATTGCCGTGTATCCGTACCAGTTGGCCGCACCGTAAAGCGTCAGCAGACCGACCTGGAGCATCCGGCGCAAAATCAGATATTTCATTCGAGCAGATCCCCCATATCGTTCAGCGAATCGATCGCTTTTTCCTGACTGCGTTCCGTTACCGTCGTGCCGCCTTTAGCCGATTTGACGCGTTCCTGGTCCTTTTTATCCCAGCCTTTGACGTAATGACTGCCGGCATGTCCTTCGACAACACCTCTCGGCAGGATGGTAATCGCCGCCTTTTCCGTAACGCAGGCATGTTCGCACATCCCGCAGCCTGTACAGACGTCTGGGACAACAACCGGTTTTAAATAGGCATGTTTCCCCGTCCGTTCATTTTGCTCATATTCCAGCTTTATGGCCTGGTCCATTAATGGACAGGCCCGATAGCAGGCATCGCACTGGATTCCCCAGAAGGCGATGCAGGCCTTCGGATCGACGATGGCAACCCCGATGTCGATCTTCTTGATGTCCCAGAACATCTCTCCTTCGAAGTCACTTTGAACTTTGTTTGCGTCCAGCGCGCCCGTGGGACAGACCGGGACACAGGGGATGTCTTCACACATATAGCAGGGGATCTCCCTAGGGGTGAAAAACGGTGTTCCCATCGGTAATGTATCACCGGGAGCTGCCAGCTTGAGCGTATCGTAAGGACACCCCTCGACACAGAGGCCGCATTTGATACAGGACTTCAAAAAGTCGGCTTCATTCTGCGCACCGGGAGGACGCAGCACCAACGGTGCCGCTTTGACTTCTTCCACATAAGCAGTCCATACCAATGCACCCATCGCGCTGAGGCCTACACCCCGCGCCATGGTCAGAAGAAATTTACGACGGTCGCTCAGCTGTTCGTTTTTCATTGCTCTCTCGTTATGCTTTCGTGATCTTGACCGCGCATTTCTTGAAGTCTGTCTGTTTTGACATCGGACACGTCGCATCCAGACAGACTTTATTGATGAAGACCTTTTCATCAAACCACGGTACGAACACCAGGCCTTCCGGCGGACGGTTACGGCCGCGCGTCTCTACGCGGGCCTTCACCGAACCGCGACGCGATTCGACGTTGACAAGTTCGCCGCGCTGTACACCGCGTTTCTTGGCGTCATTCGGATGCATGTAACAAAGCGCTTCCGGTACCGCACGGTACAGTTCCGGTACACGCATCGTCATCGTACCGGAGTGCCAGTGCTCAAGCACACGGCCGGTTGCCAGCCAGACATCGTATTCGCTGTCCGGCATTTCCGGTGGATCCATGTAAGGACGGGCAAAGATTTTTGCCTTGTTCTCAAGGCTTTTTTTCTCCGCGACTTTGACGCCGCCCAGGTCGCCGTATGGCAGCGCCTTCGCCAGCTTTCCGTAGAACGCGTGCGTGCTGTCCGAACCGGACTTGGCGACCGCTTTGGCCGCATATGGATCGTATTTGACATTGAAGCGCCACTGCGTCTCTTTCCCGTCGACGACCGGCCATTTCAGACCGCGGACTTTATGATAGACATCAAACGGTGCCAGGTCGTGGCCGTGCCCGCGTCCGAAGTCCGCATACTCTTCAAACAGGTATTTCTGAATGAAGAATCCGTAGCCCTTGAAGACCTCTCCGTCGGAACCGACAACGTTCC is from Sulfurimonas sp. HSL-1656 and encodes:
- the napH gene encoding quinol dehydrogenase ferredoxin subunit NapH, whose protein sequence is MKYLILRRMLQVGLLTLYGAANWYGYTAILQGNLSASLLLQRVPLSDPFAVLQMLSAGAALSTTVLIGAVIIFVFYAVIGGRAFCSWVCPVNMVTDAANWTRRKLGISQVQKRVYMSRNMRYWVLGISLILSALTGVAAFEMISPISMAHRGIVFGMGFGGAALLVIFLFDLFVHEHGWCGHICPLGGFYSLISRFSLIRVFHDAEKCTACMKCKEICPEKEVLHMVARSSESVVMGECTNCGRCVEVCEDDALNFSIRKLAKQAKEKS
- the napG gene encoding ferredoxin-type protein NapG, which gives rise to MKNEQLSDRRKFLLTMARGVGLSAMGALVWTAYVEEVKAAPLVLRPPGAQNEADFLKSCIKCGLCVEGCPYDTLKLAAPGDTLPMGTPFFTPREIPCYMCEDIPCVPVCPTGALDANKVQSDFEGEMFWDIKKIDIGVAIVDPKACIAFWGIQCDACYRACPLMDQAIKLEYEQNERTGKHAYLKPVVVPDVCTGCGMCEHACVTEKAAITILPRGVVEGHAGSHYVKGWDKKDQERVKSAKGGTTVTERSQEKAIDSLNDMGDLLE